In the Oncorhynchus keta strain PuntledgeMale-10-30-2019 chromosome 16, Oket_V2, whole genome shotgun sequence genome, ttaatacattgtagaataaggttgtaagaaagtcaaagggtctgaatactttctgaatgcacagtaTAAGCCTGGGATGTCAACCATTTAAAGTTGGCCTTATTTGGAGTGACCATAGAATTCTATGTAAGTGACCTAACAGAGTAAAATATTTGCCTGCCATTAGGCCATGTCCTTTGCTAACCTAACATAACTAATGAAAGCCAAGTTTGATGTGTTTATCTTCTGACCATTTGGGCGGAAGTGTCTGGGAACGAGATTAGGTGTCATCTAAACTTAACTTTAGAGCCTGTTTCATACTTCAGCACAGCTTGTCCCCCTTTATATGTTTATATCTTATTCAACATAGTGGGTCATGTCACACTTGACATGGGTGATATTGTCACACAGTTAGGCCATGTTTATGAACCCTTTCTAAAGCATGACATATACTTAAAGATGCTAAATAACAcatttatgtagtgtttatgaaAGCATTACGAAGGCAGTATAAAAGCCTTCATAAGCTGAAGGTAATTTAAAGCGGGACCATGAAGGTCAGGCTATGTTATGAAGTTATTATTTGTGAGTATTAAAGATTAAATCCCGATCAGTGAAAGAATGATTGATCTAGCTAACTAGCAGATTTACATCAATCATCAACGTCAATGATCAGCTGATAGTCTGTCCTATTTTCCTGATGCCGATTATGTATTTTGTATCCAGTGGTGGAGTGATATTTGTTTATGACATCATCATGTCTCAATCAAGTTTGTACCGACAGATGGCCCCTTTTCAATCTCTTCATAGAATATACATGACATGCATCCTCAGATTACGTCTGACTATATCCACATTGTCTCAAAAACGTGTTATATTTAACACCTTCCTACACCACGTTAGGCATTCCTAATTTCAAAATAATCTCTAAACATCCATGTCAATCTTGAATGATAATTCATCACGTTTTACTGGTGAAATGTCCACACTGCATGTTAATCATCTCAGTCATTATATTGGGAATATGCATTTAGATATTATTGAATTACTGTTTTGTGAGGGAATTAACCAGGAGCTATATGTATCAATCCTTTCCAGATAACAGAGGCAATGAGACTgtggagagagaccagctacagaccagttacaacacactgactgaagagagagaccagctacagaccagttacaaaaccctgactgaagagagagaccagctaaaaCCCATTTACAACAttctgactaaagagagagaccagctacagaccaggtacaacaccctgactaaagagagagaccagctacagatcagttacaacaccctgactaaagagagagaccagctacagatcagttacaacaccctgactaaagagagagaccagctacagatcagttacaacaccctgactaaagagagagaccagctacagatgGATAGAGATTATCTCACGTCAAAGTTCTCTAATCTGAGTGAGTTTACCTGATAAATGATCATAACATCACATACAGTATCTAATATGCAGTGTTCGTATTCTACAATAATAGGTGCCGAATAACAAGATGGAAATATATGTTTTTGTGTTGTAGAACAAACCTGTCCTGAAGGCTGGCAGATTAAGTTGGAATCCAGTTGGTACTTCCTGTCTACTGAGACTAAAAGCTGGAAGGAGAGCAGACAGGACTGTCTGAAGAGAGGAGCAGACCTGGTGATCATAAACAGTGATTTGgaacaggtgagtgagtgagtggtgagtgagtgagtgagtgagtgagtgagtgagtgagtgagtgagtgagtgagtgagtgagtgagtgcgagtgcgagtgcgagtgagcgagtgagtgagtgaataaaACATGCCTTGGTCAGTAATGTATCTTTCAGTATTTAACACATGTAGTCTATAGTAGTTGACAATATCAGTATCTTTCTCAACAACAGGAGTTTCTCTTAAGCTTCAATAAGAGAGCCTGGATTGGTCTGACTGACTCTGTTACTGAGGGGGCCTGGAAATGGGTGGACGGCACCCCACTGACCatcccaaggtaagagactactgctctataataacaaTAACCACATTGTAATGAGTAGGAATGATGATCCGTGTTGTTCATAATTCAAAGAACACAAGATGAGACTTGACCATCCAGGTGTGATAGAGACCTTTAGCAAATTACATGTTGCTTCAAATCATGTTCATCGATGTCATTCCACGAGCACTAAAGACATATCTTAAAATATAattaaaaaatacagataaagTGTTGGTTCTTGTTCCAAATAAGGCAATGCTCCTTTGGAAATCTGAAAAAACATGTCTGTATTTAcattgacactttttttttttttttttttacactgacACTCTTGCACTGAGTCTatgcacacactcactagactctacccacacactcactagactctacccacacactcactagactctacccacacactcactagactctacccacacactcactagtctctacccacacactcactagactctacccacacactcactagactctacccacacactcactagactctacccacacactcactagactctacccacacactcactagacactcactagactctacccacacactcactagactctacccacacactcactagtctctacccacacactcactagactctacccatacactcactagactctacccacacactcactagactctacccacacactcactagactctacccacacactcactagactctacccacacgctcactagactctacccacacacacactagtctctacccacacactcactagactctacccacacactcactagactctacccacacactcactagtctctacccacacactcactagtctctacccacacactcactagactatacccatacactcactagactctacccacacactcactagactctagactctacccacactcactagactctacccacacactcactagactctacccacacactcacacacactctacccacacactcactagtctctacccacacactcagactctacccacacactcactagtagactctacccacacactcacactctacccacacactcacaagactctacccacacactcactacccacagactctacccacacacacactcactagactctacccacacactcagactctacccacacactcactagtctctacccacacactcactagactctacccacacactcacactacccacacactcactagactctacccacacactcacagactctaccccacactcactagactctcaCTAGacctacccacacactcactagactctacccacacactcactctacccacacactcactagactacccacacactcactagtctctacccacacactcactagtctctacccacacactcactagactctacccacacactcactagactctacccacacactcactacactcactctacccacacactcactagactctacccacacactcactacccacacactcactagactctacccacacactcactagactctacccacacactcactagactctacccacacactcactagtctctacccacacactcactagtctctacccacacactcactagtctctacccacacacacacactcactagactctacccacacactacccacacactcactagactctacccacacactcactagactctacccacacactcactagactctacccacacactcactctacccacacactcactagtctctacccacacactcactagtctctacccacacactcactagactctctacccacacactcacactcactagactctacccacacactcactagtctctacccacacactcactagactctacccacacactcactagactctacccacacactcactagtctctacccacacactcactagactctacccacacactcactagtctctacccacacactcactagtctctacccacacactcactagactctacccacacactcactagactctacccacacactcactagactctacccacacactcactagtctctacccacacactcactagactctacccacacactcactagtctctacccacacactcactagtctctacccacacactcactagactatacccacacactcactagactatacccacacactcactagactctacccacacactcactagtctctacccacacactcactagtctctacccacacactcactagactctacccacacactcactagtctctacccacacactcactagtctctacccacacactcactagactatacccacacactcactagactatacccacacactcactagactctacccacacactcactagactctacccacacactcactagactctacccacacactcactagtctctacccacacactcactaccccacacactcactagactctacccacacactcactagactctacccacacactcactacccacacactcactagactctacccacacactcactagactctacccacacactcactagactctacccccacacactcactagactctacccacacactcactagtctctacccccacacactcactagactctcacccacacactcactagactctacccacacactcactagactctacccacacactcactagactctacccacacactcactagactctacccacacactcactagactctacccacacactcactagtctctacccacacactcactagactctacccacacactcactagactctacccacacactcactagactctacccacacactcacta is a window encoding:
- the LOC118370368 gene encoding C-type lectin domain family 4 member M-like, giving the protein MINRNGATRSVKTETHLSDGRLRLYRLAAVCLGVLCVLQVTLNISLRLAFYNRGNETVERDQLQTSYNTLTEERDQLQTSYKTLTEERDQLKPIYNILTKERDQLQTRYNTLTKERDQLQISYNTLTKERDQLQISYNTLTKERDQLQISYNTLTKERDQLQMDRDYLTSKFSNLKQTCPEGWQIKLESSWYFLSTETKSWKESRQDCLKRGADLVIINSDLEQEFLLSFNKRAWIGLTDSVTEGAWKWVDGTPLTIPSYWYSQQPDNGGDNPANGEEDCVELNTETWLPVKAWNDQSCLDNRYWICEKVV